A window from Terriglobia bacterium encodes these proteins:
- a CDS encoding nucleoside 2-deoxyribosyltransferase domain-containing protein encodes MRAYLSGSIEYSPDLGKGWRAQVTPFLRALGHEVYDPAADERKNLTDEEVRDFRGWKTTDLVRYRAAVRKIIAWDLDWIESRADYVVCYWDAAAARGAGTQGELTFAHRSGIPVYLVLGMPSRVVSGWILGCATRIFDNFADLQSFLTRTYAQRYAANIATEVQAIAARQLPVRD; translated from the coding sequence ATGCGCGCCTATCTTTCAGGTTCCATCGAGTACTCGCCCGACCTCGGCAAGGGATGGCGTGCGCAGGTCACTCCTTTCCTGCGCGCCCTCGGCCACGAGGTTTACGATCCCGCCGCCGACGAAAGGAAAAATCTCACCGACGAGGAAGTCCGCGACTTCCGCGGCTGGAAAACCACCGACCTGGTGCGCTACCGGGCGGCGGTGCGCAAAATCATCGCCTGGGACCTGGACTGGATCGAGTCGCGCGCCGACTACGTCGTCTGCTACTGGGACGCGGCCGCAGCGCGCGGCGCCGGCACTCAGGGCGAGCTCACCTTCGCCCATCGTTCCGGCATTCCTGTGTACCTGGTGCTGGGCATGCCGTCGCGCGTGGTGAGCGGATGGATCCTGGGCTGCGCTACCAGAATTTTCGACAATTTCGCCGACTTGCAGTCGTTTCTGACGCGCACCTACGCGCAGCGTTACGCCGCCAACATCGCCACGGAAGTCCAGGCCATCGCCGCGCGCCAGTTGCCGGTCAGGGATTGA
- a CDS encoding peptidylprolyl isomerase — protein MAKVNGRKILRSEVDKYYANQTASSPQQPTDEQSTSLKLGILKELIDNEILMQRAEKLGLLATNEEVDQKLNEIKAPYTQEEFDKRLKERKISLDDFKRDLRRSITIDKVLNREITSKIAISDSDISSYYNAHKGEFNLIEPQYHLAHIFVSTQPNPQVRNLKGDKAQNEAEARKKIQMIMNRLDSGEDFATVAMNYSEDPESAGNGGDLGFTPQSALAKTDPATRDAVSKLKPGQYSNVVTIANPENRQVYGFRIVKVVAKEPAGQRELNDPRVQQAIRDQLRDRREQLLKAAYYDVVRDQAKVENYYAEQILKSTGQK, from the coding sequence ATGGCCAAAGTCAACGGCCGTAAAATCCTGCGCTCGGAAGTGGACAAGTACTACGCCAATCAGACCGCCTCGTCGCCGCAGCAGCCCACCGACGAGCAGTCCACCAGCCTCAAGCTCGGTATCCTGAAGGAGCTGATTGACAACGAAATTCTCATGCAGCGCGCCGAAAAGCTCGGGCTGCTCGCCACCAACGAAGAGGTGGACCAGAAGCTGAACGAGATCAAGGCGCCTTACACGCAGGAGGAATTCGACAAGCGGCTCAAGGAGCGCAAGATCAGCCTCGACGACTTCAAGCGCGACCTGCGCCGCTCCATCACCATTGACAAGGTTCTGAACCGCGAAATCACCTCCAAGATCGCCATCTCCGACTCCGACATCTCCTCCTACTACAACGCCCACAAGGGCGAGTTCAACCTGATCGAGCCGCAGTATCACCTGGCGCACATCTTCGTCAGCACGCAGCCCAACCCGCAGGTGCGCAACCTGAAGGGCGACAAGGCGCAGAACGAGGCCGAGGCACGCAAGAAAATCCAGATGATCATGAACCGGCTCGACAGTGGCGAGGACTTCGCCACCGTCGCCATGAATTATTCCGAGGACCCGGAGAGCGCCGGCAATGGCGGCGATTTGGGCTTCACCCCGCAATCGGCGCTGGCCAAGACCGATCCGGCCACGCGCGACGCGGTCAGCAAGCTCAAGCCGGGCCAGTACAGCAACGTCGTCACCATCGCCAACCCGGAAAACCGGCAGGTCTACGGCTTCCGCATCGTCAAGGTGGTGGCCAAGGAACCGGCGGGCCAGCGCGAACTCAATGACCCGCGGGTGCAGCAGGCCATCCGCGACCAATTGCGCGACCGCCGCGAGCAACTGCTCAAGGCCGCCTATTACGATGTGGTCCGCGACCAGGCCAAGGTCGAAAACTACTACGCCGAGCAGATCCTGAAGAGCACGGGACAGAAATGA
- a CDS encoding thymidine kinase has translation MNFAKGSLGWIEVVCGPMFSGKSEELIRRLRRAEIARQRVQIFKPALDDRYAGDHIVSHSELKIRSVPVKDAADLESRLDLRTEVIGIDEAQFLGAGMVDLVVRLADMGKRIVIAGLDTDYLGRPFHPLPELLAVADEITKTLAICMQCGNPAKHTQRLVASEDLIVVGAAGMYEARCRRCFEPNLARQELERAAAKI, from the coding sequence ATGAATTTCGCCAAGGGCAGTCTGGGCTGGATTGAAGTGGTGTGCGGGCCGATGTTCAGCGGCAAGAGCGAGGAGCTGATCCGCCGTCTCCGCCGCGCCGAAATCGCGCGCCAGCGGGTGCAGATTTTCAAGCCCGCGCTCGATGACCGTTACGCCGGCGACCACATCGTCTCCCACAGCGAGCTGAAAATCCGCTCCGTGCCGGTGAAGGACGCCGCCGACCTGGAATCCCGCCTCGACCTCCGCACCGAGGTCATCGGCATTGACGAGGCCCAGTTCCTCGGCGCCGGCATGGTGGACCTGGTGGTGCGCCTCGCCGACATGGGCAAGCGCATCGTCATCGCCGGCCTCGACACCGACTACCTCGGCCGCCCCTTCCACCCCTTGCCGGAATTGCTCGCCGTCGCCGACGAGATCACCAAGACCCTCGCCATCTGCATGCAGTGCGGCAATCCCGCCAAGCACACCCAGCGCCTGGTCGCCAGCGAAGACCTGATCGTGGTCGGCGCCGCCGGCATGTACGAAGCCCGCTGCCGCCGCTGCTTCGAACCCAATCTCGCCCGGCAGGAACTGGAACGCGCCGCCGCGAAAATTTAG